One genomic window of Arthrobacter sp. KBS0703 includes the following:
- a CDS encoding glycosyltransferase, which translates to MYKRQMENGVPIVVAGDTEDKPEGAARVAWSGAGINLKTGRPAPSAIRDAVRQVLGDPGYQAGSRRIGAAIAASPGADGLIDELETILAAKPS; encoded by the coding sequence GTGTATAAGAGACAGATGGAGAACGGCGTGCCCATCGTTGTCGCGGGCGATACCGAGGACAAGCCCGAAGGAGCGGCCAGGGTGGCCTGGTCCGGCGCAGGAATAAACCTCAAGACAGGACGGCCGGCGCCGTCGGCCATCCGCGACGCAGTTCGACAGGTCCTCGGCGACCCCGGATACCAGGCCGGCAGCCGCCGGATCGGCGCAGCAATCGCCGCTTCACCGGGCGCGGACGGGCTCATTGACGAGCTGGAGACGATCCTGGCCGCGAAGCCGTCCTGA
- a CDS encoding formate--tetrahydrofolate ligase, producing the protein MSDSTTLSDLEIARRAVLRPIEDVAAAAGIDAVALELYGRYKAKIDPAKLTAPAAAGKVVLVSAMSPTPAGEGKSTTTVGLADSLARAGHRVMVALREPSLGPILGMKGGATGGGFSQVVPMDEINLHFTGDFHAVTSANNALMALVDNHIYQGNELNIDPRRMTFKRVLDMNDRSLREVVIGLGGPTQGIPRQDGFDITVASEIMAVFCLATGIADLRERLGRITFGYTYDRTPVTVADLGVQGALTLLLKEAIKPNLVQTIAGTPALVHGGPFANIAHGCNSLIATQTARRLADIVVTEAGFGADLGAEKFMDIKARVADVAPAAVVVVATVRALKMHGGIAKDRLKEPNVEALAAGVSNLRRHVRNVEKFGVTPVVAINKFATDTQEELDWLLDWCAGEGIQAAVADVWGRGGGGDGGDELAAKVAAAVAGPSSFRHLYPLELSVEDKIRSIVQEIYGADGVDFSVPALKRLADIEKNGWSGLPVCMAKTQYSFTDDASRLGAPKGFTIHVRDLIPKTGAGFIVALTGAVMTMPGLPAVPAAMRMDVDDDGNPVGLF; encoded by the coding sequence ATGTCTGACAGCACCACCCTCAGCGACCTGGAAATTGCCCGCCGAGCTGTTCTGCGGCCCATCGAGGACGTCGCGGCCGCGGCCGGCATCGATGCCGTGGCCCTGGAGCTCTACGGCCGCTACAAGGCGAAGATCGATCCCGCGAAGCTGACGGCCCCGGCCGCAGCCGGGAAGGTGGTGCTGGTCTCGGCGATGTCGCCCACGCCTGCCGGTGAGGGGAAGTCCACCACCACGGTGGGCCTTGCTGACTCCCTGGCCCGCGCGGGCCACCGGGTGATGGTCGCGCTGCGCGAGCCGTCGCTGGGTCCGATCCTGGGCATGAAGGGCGGGGCCACGGGCGGAGGGTTCTCCCAGGTGGTGCCCATGGACGAGATCAACCTGCACTTCACCGGCGACTTCCATGCCGTGACGTCCGCCAACAATGCGCTGATGGCCCTCGTGGACAACCACATCTACCAGGGCAACGAGCTGAACATCGATCCGCGGCGGATGACGTTCAAACGCGTCCTGGACATGAACGACCGGTCCCTCCGGGAAGTGGTGATCGGGCTCGGCGGCCCGACGCAGGGCATCCCGCGCCAGGACGGCTTCGACATCACCGTGGCCTCGGAGATCATGGCCGTGTTCTGCCTCGCCACCGGCATTGCCGACCTCCGCGAACGGCTGGGGCGGATCACGTTCGGCTACACCTATGACCGCACCCCCGTCACCGTTGCGGACCTGGGCGTCCAGGGCGCGCTCACGCTGCTGCTCAAGGAAGCGATCAAACCCAACCTGGTGCAGACCATCGCCGGGACGCCGGCCCTGGTGCACGGTGGCCCGTTCGCCAACATCGCGCACGGCTGCAACTCCCTCATCGCCACCCAGACCGCCCGCCGGCTGGCCGACATCGTGGTCACAGAGGCCGGGTTCGGGGCGGACCTGGGCGCGGAGAAATTCATGGACATCAAAGCCCGTGTGGCCGATGTTGCGCCCGCAGCCGTGGTGGTGGTGGCCACGGTGCGCGCGCTCAAGATGCACGGCGGGATCGCCAAAGACCGGCTCAAGGAACCGAACGTGGAGGCGCTCGCGGCGGGAGTTTCCAACCTCCGCCGGCATGTCCGGAACGTCGAGAAGTTCGGCGTCACGCCCGTCGTTGCCATCAACAAGTTCGCCACGGACACCCAGGAGGAACTCGACTGGCTGCTCGACTGGTGCGCCGGCGAAGGCATCCAGGCGGCGGTGGCGGATGTCTGGGGCCGCGGCGGTGGCGGGGACGGCGGCGACGAACTCGCTGCCAAGGTCGCTGCGGCCGTGGCCGGGCCCAGCTCCTTCCGGCACCTCTACCCGCTGGAGCTGTCCGTGGAGGACAAGATCCGGAGCATCGTCCAGGAGATCTATGGCGCGGATGGCGTGGACTTCTCGGTCCCGGCCCTCAAGCGGCTCGCGGACATCGAGAAAAACGGCTGGTCCGGCCTGCCGGTCTGCATGGCCAAGACCCAGTACTCGTTCACCGATGACGCCTCCCGGCTCGGCGCGCCCAAGGGCTTCACCATCCACGTCCGCGACCTCATCCCCAAGACCGGTGCCGGCTTCATCGTGGCCCTGACGGGTGCCGTGATGACCATGCCCGGCCTGCCGGCAGTTCCCGCGGCGATGCGGATGGACGTGGACGACGACGGCAACCCCGTCGGCCTCTTCTAA
- a CDS encoding DUF559 domain-containing protein — protein sequence MRQPAPLPVHLSAAPFTVYEARAARLSSARLRSSDLTSSGRLIYLPTGWEFEVRSLARALSSATPGAWISHVTAALLLGLWLPSWYRGCRELHLSKPKALPPVRRDGVVGHTVLAFDDEIMLWDGIRISTPARTWLDLARVLPLEDLVAVGDQLVRSPRAELEGRTDPWATLPQLAVMLAQHAKLKGIVKAREAAGLIRAGADSAPETFLRLALTAAGLPEPELQLRIVPGDPYSPAADLGYRAQRVAIQYDGGHHLTREQQSRDNRRDEMFNSAGWRYFKFNADDLAGGFTGAVRRVRLALKRP from the coding sequence ATGCGTCAACCAGCGCCCCTGCCGGTCCACCTGTCCGCGGCCCCGTTCACCGTCTATGAAGCGCGTGCGGCACGCCTGAGCAGTGCCCGGCTACGTTCGTCCGACCTGACGTCGTCCGGCCGGCTGATCTATCTGCCCACCGGCTGGGAGTTTGAAGTCCGCAGCCTGGCACGAGCTCTTTCGTCCGCGACGCCGGGTGCGTGGATCTCGCACGTCACGGCTGCGCTGTTGCTGGGCCTGTGGCTCCCCTCCTGGTACCGCGGCTGCCGGGAATTGCACCTCAGCAAGCCCAAGGCACTGCCGCCGGTCCGGCGTGACGGCGTGGTGGGGCACACAGTCCTCGCGTTCGACGACGAGATCATGCTGTGGGACGGCATCCGGATTTCAACGCCCGCCCGGACCTGGCTGGACCTTGCCCGCGTCCTGCCGCTGGAAGACCTGGTGGCTGTGGGCGACCAGCTAGTGCGCAGTCCCCGTGCAGAACTGGAGGGCCGCACAGATCCGTGGGCAACGCTTCCCCAGCTCGCGGTGATGCTCGCGCAGCACGCGAAGCTCAAAGGCATCGTGAAAGCCCGGGAGGCGGCCGGGCTCATCCGGGCGGGCGCTGATTCGGCGCCGGAGACGTTCCTGCGCCTGGCGCTGACGGCTGCCGGGCTGCCAGAGCCTGAACTCCAACTCCGGATTGTGCCCGGTGACCCGTATTCCCCTGCCGCTGACCTCGGCTACCGTGCGCAGCGGGTTGCCATCCAGTACGACGGCGGCCATCACCTCACGCGCGAACAGCAGTCCCGCGATAACCGCCGGGACGAAATGTTCAACTCCGCGGGGTGGCGGTACTTCAAGTTCAATGCCGACGACCTGGCGGGAGGGTTCACCGGCGCAGTGCGCAGGGTCCGGCTGGCCCTTAAACGCCCTTAA
- a CDS encoding PfkB family carbohydrate kinase, protein MDAISARRFDPLSAVRTPSAGSFDLLLAGTVFQDIIFTGLPQAPEPGTEIWSEGMGSCPGGVANQAIAAARLGLRTCLAAAFGDDGYGDYNWKILAGQEHVDLSLSQRVPGWHSPVTVSLSVNHDRSMVTHGHPAPVSSSDLIGRPPPALAAVAELDHELEPWALSAHGEGVKLFGDVGWDPSGEWSQARLENLQYFHAFMPNQREAMAFTGKNDPWAALYSLADRVPVAVVTLGPQGSMAVDSETGEEEWVPSLPVAAYDPTGAGDCFGAAFVVGCLAGWPLGDRLRFANLCAALAVQEVGGSLAAPGWGDIADWWKRANARPERRGSQWLRRYAFLADIVRDVPPEAQRRAAATIAHLSDA, encoded by the coding sequence ATGGATGCGATTTCCGCACGCCGCTTCGATCCGCTCTCTGCCGTCCGCACGCCGTCGGCCGGATCCTTTGACCTGCTGCTGGCCGGGACAGTGTTTCAGGACATCATCTTCACGGGGCTCCCGCAGGCGCCCGAACCCGGAACTGAAATCTGGAGCGAAGGGATGGGAAGCTGCCCCGGCGGCGTGGCCAACCAGGCCATAGCCGCTGCCCGGCTCGGTCTCCGGACCTGCCTGGCGGCCGCCTTCGGCGATGACGGTTACGGGGACTACAACTGGAAGATCCTCGCCGGCCAGGAGCACGTGGACCTGTCCCTGTCCCAGCGCGTTCCGGGGTGGCATTCGCCGGTGACGGTGTCGCTCAGCGTGAACCACGACCGCTCCATGGTGACCCACGGGCATCCCGCGCCGGTGTCGTCGTCCGATCTGATCGGCCGTCCGCCGCCCGCGCTGGCCGCAGTGGCGGAGCTGGACCATGAGCTTGAACCGTGGGCACTTTCGGCCCACGGCGAGGGCGTGAAGCTGTTCGGCGACGTCGGCTGGGACCCCAGCGGCGAATGGTCGCAGGCGCGGCTGGAGAACCTGCAGTACTTCCATGCCTTCATGCCCAACCAGCGCGAGGCCATGGCCTTCACCGGCAAGAACGATCCGTGGGCGGCGCTGTATTCGCTGGCGGACCGCGTGCCCGTAGCGGTGGTGACGCTGGGGCCGCAGGGGTCCATGGCCGTGGACTCCGAAACGGGCGAGGAGGAATGGGTGCCGTCGTTGCCGGTGGCGGCCTACGATCCCACCGGAGCCGGGGACTGCTTCGGGGCGGCGTTCGTGGTCGGCTGCCTGGCGGGGTGGCCGCTCGGAGACCGGCTGCGGTTCGCCAACCTCTGCGCCGCGCTGGCCGTGCAGGAAGTGGGCGGATCCCTCGCGGCGCCGGGCTGGGGCGACATCGCCGACTGGTGGAAACGCGCCAACGCCCGTCCTGAACGCCGCGGAAGCCAATGGCTGCGCCGCTACGCGTTCCTCGCCGACATCGTCCGGGACGTGCCGCCGGAAGCCCAGCGCCGGGCGGCGGCCACCATCGCGCACCTTTCGGACGCCTGA
- a CDS encoding helix-turn-helix domain-containing protein: protein MKVSTQPIAPVFPFADGIFPAGCPSRTVLDHVTSKWGVLILVALSQGPQRWSELRRRAEGISEKMLAQTLKTLEADGFVRRDAQPIIPPRVDYSLTDSGRDLAAVMLPLVAWIAEHAEDIMAQSSRTAAQAG from the coding sequence ATGAAGGTAAGTACCCAGCCCATTGCGCCTGTTTTCCCCTTCGCGGACGGCATTTTCCCGGCGGGATGCCCCAGCAGGACAGTGCTCGACCACGTCACCAGCAAGTGGGGCGTCCTGATCCTCGTCGCGCTGTCCCAAGGCCCGCAGCGCTGGAGCGAGCTGCGCCGGCGCGCCGAGGGCATCAGCGAGAAGATGCTCGCCCAAACCCTCAAGACGCTCGAAGCCGACGGATTTGTCCGCCGCGACGCGCAGCCGATCATCCCTCCGCGGGTCGATTACAGCCTCACCGACAGCGGCCGGGACCTTGCGGCAGTCATGCTGCCGCTGGTCGCCTGGATAGCCGAGCACGCAGAGGACATCATGGCGCAGTCCTCGCGTACAGCAGCACAAGCCGGTTAA
- the tsaE gene encoding tRNA (adenosine(37)-N6)-threonylcarbamoyltransferase complex ATPase subunit type 1 TsaE, with product MNLPAAGTAPLWVQTLKVTTAEQTHAFGAALAEVLRAGDLLVLTGELGAGKTTFTQGLGEGLGVREGIISPTFVLVRIHPNLPDGPRPGGPDLVHVDAYRLGSASEIDDIDLENTLDSAVTVVEWGRDRVEHLSESRLEVELHLSLIHI from the coding sequence GTGAACCTTCCGGCGGCCGGCACGGCACCCCTGTGGGTCCAGACCCTGAAGGTCACGACGGCGGAGCAGACCCACGCGTTCGGCGCGGCGCTCGCGGAGGTGCTTCGCGCGGGGGACCTGCTGGTCCTCACCGGTGAACTGGGCGCGGGCAAGACGACGTTCACGCAGGGGCTCGGCGAGGGCCTGGGCGTGCGCGAGGGGATCATCTCGCCCACGTTCGTGCTGGTGCGCATCCATCCGAACCTCCCCGACGGGCCCCGCCCGGGCGGCCCCGACTTGGTGCACGTTGACGCCTACCGGCTGGGATCGGCGTCGGAAATTGACGACATCGACCTGGAAAACACGCTGGACTCCGCGGTCACCGTGGTGGAGTGGGGACGCGACCGGGTGGAACACCTGAGCGAGAGCCGGCTCGAGGTGGAGCTGCACCTGTCTCTTATACACATCTAG
- a CDS encoding SDR family oxidoreductase, which yields MTIVITGATGRLGRLVVEALLAYNVPAGQIVAAGRDLTKIADLAERGVQVRPVDYNDPGSLRQAFEGAEKVLLVSGSEAGQRIEQHRNAINAAKEAGVGLIAYTSIANAGSTTMQLAAEHQATEEALRESGVPFTLLRNSWYLENYTDQLAVQLQYGAVLGSAGEGRVSAATRADYAQAAAAVLLKEGQAGKVYELGGDVPFTLSELAGEVSAASGQPVAYQDLPAEQYTQALVEAGLPEFYAAILADSDLGIARGELLVTSGDLSSLIGRPAVPMREAVQAAVRSHLGA from the coding sequence ATGACTATCGTTATCACCGGCGCCACGGGCCGCCTCGGCCGCCTCGTTGTCGAAGCGCTCCTGGCCTACAACGTACCCGCCGGACAGATTGTGGCCGCCGGCCGGGATCTCACCAAGATCGCCGATCTCGCCGAACGCGGCGTCCAGGTCCGCCCTGTCGACTACAACGACCCCGGCTCCCTGCGTCAGGCCTTCGAAGGCGCCGAGAAGGTCCTGCTGGTCTCCGGAAGCGAAGCCGGCCAGCGCATCGAACAGCACCGGAACGCCATCAACGCAGCCAAGGAGGCCGGCGTCGGGCTGATCGCGTACACCAGCATCGCCAACGCCGGCAGCACCACCATGCAGCTGGCAGCGGAGCATCAGGCCACCGAGGAGGCACTCCGGGAGTCCGGCGTGCCGTTCACTTTGCTGCGCAACAGCTGGTACCTGGAGAACTACACCGACCAGCTTGCCGTGCAGCTCCAGTACGGCGCCGTGCTCGGCAGCGCCGGTGAGGGACGGGTCAGTGCCGCCACCCGGGCCGACTACGCCCAGGCCGCCGCAGCGGTGCTTCTCAAGGAGGGTCAGGCCGGAAAGGTGTACGAGCTCGGCGGCGACGTGCCGTTCACCCTCAGCGAGCTCGCGGGGGAAGTCAGTGCGGCCTCGGGCCAGCCGGTGGCCTACCAGGATCTGCCGGCGGAGCAGTACACGCAGGCACTGGTGGAAGCCGGGCTGCCGGAATTTTACGCAGCCATCCTGGCGGACAGTGACCTCGGCATCGCACGCGGCGAGCTGCTGGTGACCAGCGGAGATCTCAGCTCGCTCATCGGGCGGCCCGCCGTGCCGATGCGCGAGGCCGTACAGGCAGCCGTGCGGAGCCACCTCGGCGCCTGA
- a CDS encoding inositol-3-phosphate synthase, whose product MSSNPIRVAIVGVGNCAASLVQGVQYYRDADPQATIPGLMHVEFGKYHVNDVQFVAAFDVDGKKVGVDLADAILASENNTIKIADVPPTGVTVQRGHTLDGLGKYYLETIEQSTEEPVDVVQALKDAQVDVMVCYLPVGSQEAAEFYAQCAIDAGVAFVNALPVFLAGTKEWADKFTAAGVPIVGDDIKSQIGATITHRVMAKLFEDRGVTLDRTYQLNVGGNMDFKNMLERDRLESKKISKTQAVTSNVEAELAAKDVHIGPSDYVQWLDDRKWAFVRLEGRNFGDAPVSLEYKLEVWDSPNSAGVIIDAVRAAKIGLDRGIGGPLLSASSYFMKSPPEQFNDDLAREKVEAFIRGDVER is encoded by the coding sequence GTGTCTTCAAATCCGATTCGTGTCGCAATCGTCGGTGTGGGTAACTGCGCCGCATCGCTGGTCCAGGGTGTCCAGTACTACCGGGATGCCGACCCCCAGGCAACGATCCCGGGTCTGATGCACGTGGAGTTCGGCAAGTACCACGTCAACGACGTCCAGTTCGTCGCGGCGTTCGACGTCGACGGCAAGAAGGTCGGCGTTGACCTGGCAGACGCCATCCTCGCGAGCGAGAACAACACCATCAAGATCGCGGACGTTCCGCCCACCGGCGTGACCGTGCAGCGCGGCCACACTCTTGACGGCCTCGGCAAGTACTACCTCGAAACCATTGAGCAGTCCACCGAAGAGCCTGTCGACGTCGTCCAGGCCCTCAAGGACGCCCAGGTTGACGTCATGGTCTGCTACCTGCCCGTCGGGTCGCAGGAAGCCGCCGAGTTCTACGCGCAGTGCGCCATCGACGCCGGCGTCGCCTTCGTCAACGCCCTGCCCGTGTTCCTCGCCGGCACCAAGGAATGGGCCGACAAGTTCACCGCTGCCGGCGTTCCGATCGTGGGCGATGACATCAAGAGCCAGATCGGCGCGACCATCACGCACCGCGTCATGGCCAAGCTCTTCGAAGACCGCGGCGTCACGCTGGACCGCACGTACCAGCTGAACGTCGGCGGCAACATGGACTTCAAGAACATGCTCGAGCGCGACCGCCTCGAATCCAAGAAGATCTCCAAGACCCAGGCCGTCACCTCCAACGTGGAAGCCGAGCTGGCCGCCAAGGACGTCCACATCGGCCCGTCCGACTACGTCCAGTGGCTCGACGACCGCAAGTGGGCCTTCGTCCGGCTCGAAGGCCGCAACTTCGGCGACGCCCCGGTCTCGCTCGAGTACAAGCTGGAGGTCTGGGACTCGCCCAACTCCGCTGGCGTGATCATCGACGCCGTCCGTGCGGCCAAGATCGGCCTGGACCGCGGCATCGGCGGTCCGCTGCTGTCCGCTTCGAGCTACTTCATGAAGTCCCCGCCGGAGCAGTTCAATGACGACCTTGCCCGCGAGAAGGTTGAAGCCTTCATCCGCGGCGACGTGGAGCGCTAA
- the mgrA gene encoding L-glyceraldehyde 3-phosphate reductase: protein MTFLAADNRYETMPYRRVGRSGLKLPAISLGLWHNFGDDKRFDEQRAILRRAFDLGVNHFDLANNYGPPDGSAETNFGRHLQDDFKPYRDELVISTKAGYYMWPGPYGEWGSRKYLLSSLDQSLQRMGLDYVDIFYSHRPDPETPMEETMGALDHAVRSGKALYAGISSYTPEQTIEAARILKELGTPLLIHQPSYSMLNRWTEDGSPNLYEALDQVGAGSIAFSPLAQGMLTNRYLNGVPADSRAAKERFLSEDALTEDKLDRVRGLNSIAGGRGQSLAQMAIAWILRDQPKGSPVTSALVGASSVQQLEDTLQAINNLEFSSDELTAIDEFAVESDINLWAQSRHGV from the coding sequence ATGACTTTTCTGGCAGCGGACAACCGCTACGAAACCATGCCATACCGCCGAGTCGGACGCAGCGGGCTGAAGCTTCCGGCCATCTCGCTGGGCCTGTGGCACAACTTCGGCGACGACAAGCGGTTTGACGAGCAGCGCGCCATCCTGCGCCGCGCGTTCGACCTCGGCGTCAACCACTTCGACCTCGCCAACAACTACGGCCCGCCGGACGGCTCGGCCGAGACCAACTTCGGCCGGCACCTGCAGGACGATTTCAAGCCGTACCGCGACGAGCTGGTCATCTCCACCAAGGCCGGCTACTACATGTGGCCCGGACCGTACGGCGAGTGGGGCTCGCGCAAGTACCTGCTCTCCAGCCTGGACCAGTCCCTCCAGCGCATGGGACTGGACTACGTGGACATCTTCTACAGCCACCGCCCGGACCCGGAAACGCCCATGGAGGAAACCATGGGCGCCCTGGACCATGCGGTGCGTTCCGGCAAGGCCCTGTACGCGGGCATCTCCTCCTACACGCCGGAACAGACCATCGAGGCCGCCCGGATCCTGAAGGAACTCGGCACCCCGCTGCTCATCCACCAGCCCAGCTACTCCATGCTGAACCGCTGGACCGAGGACGGCTCGCCGAACCTCTACGAGGCGCTGGACCAGGTGGGCGCAGGCTCCATCGCGTTCTCGCCGCTGGCCCAGGGCATGCTGACGAACCGCTACCTCAACGGCGTCCCGGCCGATTCGCGGGCGGCCAAGGAGCGGTTCCTGTCCGAAGACGCACTCACCGAGGACAAGCTGGACCGGGTCCGCGGCCTGAACAGCATCGCCGGCGGCCGCGGACAGTCGCTGGCCCAGATGGCCATCGCGTGGATCCTGCGGGACCAGCCCAAGGGTTCACCTGTCACCTCGGCCCTGGTCGGCGCGTCCAGCGTGCAGCAGCTCGAAGACACGCTCCAAGCCATCAACAACCTTGAGTTCAGCTCCGACGAGCTGACCGCGATTGATGAGTTCGCCGTCGAATCGGACATCAATCTCTGGGCGCAGAGCCGGCACGGCGTCTGA
- a CDS encoding 6-phospho-beta-glucosidase, with amino-acid sequence MRLMIAGGGGFRVPLVYRALCSGPYAGLVRELVLYDVDPGRLAAITAVLQALASAAAPNGSSAVGLPPRIVATTSLREALLGTDTVFAAIRPGGTAGRIADERVAQDLGLLGQETTGAGGISYALRSIPAMLELAREMRRHCPGAWLVNFTNPAGMVTEALVPVLGRKVIGICDSASALVHRAARAAGVPLPAGKLDGVGYYGLNHLGWLYRLESGGRDVLPDLLADAGALAGFEEGRLFPQPFLQELGVLPNEYLFYYYETSRAAAAMRAQGMTRGESIHGQQAELYPRLAAAGDAAFSLWDAARRSREEGYLAEARAAGESRDAEDLAGGGYEQVALALMRALAGGGAGGAGGAGDGASAGGTELILNTPNSAVTGPGPAEPAIPGLPAGAVVEVPCTVTADGAVPLAQDQPAGPQLNLMQRVKRVELLTVRAAAHGEREAALQAFAEHPLIGSESLAAALLAGYEAAFPGLAGLWKRPAE; translated from the coding sequence ATGCGGCTCATGATCGCCGGCGGCGGCGGCTTCCGGGTTCCCCTCGTGTACCGGGCGCTGTGCTCGGGGCCTTACGCCGGCCTGGTCCGCGAACTGGTGCTCTACGACGTCGATCCCGGCCGCCTGGCTGCCATCACCGCCGTGCTGCAGGCCCTGGCCTCGGCGGCGGCACCGAACGGAAGTTCCGCCGTCGGGCTTCCCCCCAGAATCGTTGCCACCACGTCGCTCCGCGAGGCCCTGCTGGGAACGGACACGGTGTTCGCGGCCATCAGGCCGGGCGGAACGGCGGGCAGGATTGCCGACGAACGCGTCGCCCAGGACCTGGGGCTCCTGGGCCAGGAAACCACCGGGGCAGGCGGCATTTCCTACGCGCTGCGGTCCATTCCCGCCATGCTGGAGCTCGCCCGGGAGATGCGCAGGCACTGCCCCGGCGCCTGGCTGGTCAACTTCACCAATCCGGCCGGCATGGTCACCGAAGCCCTGGTGCCCGTGCTGGGCCGCAAGGTCATCGGAATCTGCGATTCCGCGAGCGCGCTCGTCCACCGTGCCGCGCGCGCCGCCGGCGTTCCGCTGCCGGCCGGAAAGCTCGACGGCGTGGGCTACTACGGCCTGAACCACCTCGGCTGGCTGTACCGGCTCGAGTCCGGCGGCCGCGATGTCCTCCCGGACCTGCTGGCGGACGCCGGCGCGCTCGCCGGCTTCGAGGAGGGCCGCCTGTTTCCGCAGCCCTTCCTCCAGGAGCTGGGAGTCCTGCCGAACGAGTACCTCTTCTACTACTACGAGACGTCCCGGGCGGCCGCCGCCATGCGCGCCCAGGGCATGACGCGCGGCGAGTCCATCCACGGGCAGCAGGCGGAGCTGTATCCGCGGCTGGCTGCGGCCGGGGACGCGGCGTTCAGCCTCTGGGATGCCGCCCGCAGGTCACGCGAAGAGGGTTATCTGGCCGAAGCCCGGGCCGCCGGGGAGTCACGCGATGCGGAGGACCTCGCGGGCGGCGGCTACGAACAGGTGGCCCTGGCCCTGATGCGGGCGCTGGCCGGTGGAGGCGCGGGTGGGGCCGGGGGCGCTGGTGACGGGGCTTCGGCGGGCGGCACCGAACTGATCCTCAACACGCCGAACTCTGCGGTGACCGGGCCAGGCCCCGCGGAGCCGGCGATCCCCGGGCTGCCGGCGGGCGCCGTCGTCGAGGTTCCCTGCACGGTGACCGCCGACGGCGCGGTGCCGCTGGCGCAGGACCAGCCTGCCGGGCCGCAGCTGAACCTCATGCAGCGCGTGAAACGCGTGGAGCTGCTCACGGTCCGGGCCGCGGCACACGGCGAGCGCGAAGCAGCGCTGCAGGCCTTCGCCGAACACCCGCTGATCGGTTCGGAAAGCCTGGCCGCTGCACTCCTCGCCGGGTACGAGGCAGCGTTCCCGGGATTGGCCGGGCTGTGGAAGCGGCCGGCCGAATAG
- the mshA gene encoding D-inositol-3-phosphate glycosyltransferase — MTLIKRVAFLSLHTSPMEQPGSGDAGGMNVYIRGLASALAEHGVEVEIFTRSTAAGQPAVEHPDPGVCVHNVMAGPPRKLPKEELPELLHSMVAEIERIRERQPHGRYDLIHSHYWVSGLAGLELSEIWGVPLVHTMHTMAKVKNLLLQSGESPEPRRREDGEHRIVDGAARLIANTSAEAAELVSHYDADFDHIDVAPPGVDLAVFTPAFRNRSRAERGIAPGTFHLLFAGRIQRLKGPQVLVKAAALLRERRPEIDLKLTILGALSGAKDFNLKSLVSAAGMDDVVTHHPPVGAPALAGWYRSADVVVMPSYSESFGLVALEAQACGTPVVATRVGGLSRAISEGRTGLLVDGHRAADWADALEALYDDPVTREDMGRAASVHAENSGWQRTAAITMESYQAAVDEFSGSQKLPADYAPRLTG, encoded by the coding sequence ATGACCCTGATCAAGCGCGTGGCCTTCCTGTCGCTGCACACATCCCCGATGGAACAGCCCGGTTCCGGTGATGCCGGCGGCATGAACGTCTACATCCGGGGCCTGGCCTCGGCCCTTGCGGAGCACGGCGTGGAGGTGGAGATCTTCACCCGGTCCACCGCCGCCGGCCAGCCCGCCGTCGAGCATCCGGATCCCGGTGTCTGCGTCCACAACGTGATGGCGGGGCCGCCCCGGAAACTGCCCAAAGAGGAACTGCCGGAACTGCTGCACAGCATGGTGGCCGAGATCGAACGGATCCGCGAGCGCCAGCCGCACGGCCGCTACGACCTCATCCATTCGCACTACTGGGTGTCCGGCCTGGCCGGGCTGGAGCTGTCCGAAATCTGGGGCGTTCCGCTGGTGCACACCATGCACACCATGGCCAAGGTCAAGAACCTCCTGCTCCAGTCGGGCGAAAGTCCGGAGCCGCGCCGCCGCGAGGACGGTGAGCACCGGATCGTCGACGGCGCCGCGCGCCTCATCGCCAACACGAGCGCCGAGGCCGCCGAGCTCGTGTCGCACTACGACGCGGACTTCGACCACATCGACGTCGCTCCCCCGGGCGTTGACCTGGCCGTCTTCACGCCCGCGTTCCGCAACAGGTCACGTGCCGAGCGAGGCATCGCACCGGGCACGTTCCATCTTCTGTTCGCCGGCCGCATCCAGCGGCTCAAGGGCCCGCAGGTCCTGGTGAAGGCCGCCGCGCTGCTGCGCGAGCGCCGCCCGGAGATCGACCTGAAGCTGACTATCCTGGGTGCCCTCAGCGGCGCCAAGGACTTCAACCTCAAGTCGCTGGTCAGCGCCGCAGGAATGGACGACGTCGTCACGCACCATCCGCCGGTCGGCGCACCGGCGCTGGCGGGCTGGTACCGGTCGGCCGACGTCGTCGTGATGCCGTCCTACAGCGAGTCCTTCGGACTCGTGGCGCTGGAAGCCCAGGCGTGCGGCACCCCCGTGGTGGCGACACGCGTGGGCGGCCTTTCCCGCGCCATCAGCGAGGGCCGCACTGGACTGCTCGTCGACGGACACCGTGCGGCGGACTGGGCCGACGCACTGGAGGCCCTCTACGACGACCCCGTCACGCGGGAGGACATGGGCCGGGCGGCATCGGTCCACGCCGAGAATTCCGGATGGCAGCGCACGGCGGCCATCACGATGGAGAGCTACCAGGCCGCCGTCGACGAATTTTCCGGCAGCCAGAAGCTGCCGGCCGACTACGCGCCGCGGCTCACCGGCTAG